ATCGGCTCGATGCCGCACGAGCTGGTGCTGGAGAACATCGAGCGCCTCGCCCGAGAAGTGCTGCCGCACCTCCGGGGGATCTGGGACGACGAGGGCTGGGTGAACCACTGGTGGCCGCAAGGGCTCCGCGAGACCACGGCGCCCCCCGTGACCGCCTGGGTGTCGGGGGACGCGCGCTGACCTCCACGCGGGAGCGGACCCTCGCCGTCTGGCACAGCCGGATCCGCATGCGCGTCCTGTCGAAAGGCGACGGTCCCCCGCTCGTCTTCTTCCACGGTCCCTGGGGTCTCCAGTGGGATCCGTTCCTGGACGAGCTGGCCGGAAGCTTCACCGTCCATGCGCCCGAGCACCCCGGCACCTCTCCCGGACGGCCGGACGACATCTACCAGCTCGACGGGCTGTGGGACCTGGTCCTCTGCTACGACGAGCTGCTGGAGGGGCTGGGCCTGGAGAGCGCGGCCTTCGTCGGCCACTCCTTCGGCGCGATGGTGGCCTGCGAGGTGGCCGCGGCCTACCCGGGCCGCGCCCGCCGCCTGGCGCTCATCGATCCGCTCGGTCTCTGGCGCGAGGACGCGCCCATCGTCAACTGGATGCTGCTCAACCCCCGAGACCTCCCCGGTCACATCTTCCGCGACCCCGACGGGGACGCCGCCCGGCGGATGTTTGCCCCCGCCCAGGACCCGGAGGCCGTGGCCATGGCGCGGGTTCGGCTCGTCTGGGCCGTGGGCGCCAGCGGGAAGTTCCTCTGGCCCCTCCCCGACAAGGGGCTGAAGAAGCGGATTCATCGCGTCACCGCGCCCACGCTGCTCGTCTGGGGCAAGGAGGACCGCCTGGTGCCGCCCATCTACGGCGAGGAGTTCGCGCGGCGCCTTCCCGGGGCGCGGGTCGAGATCGTTGACCAGGCGGGGCACGCGCCGCATCTGGAGCACCCGGAGGCGGTGGCCCGCCTGGTGCGCGACTTCCTGGGTCAGTAGCTCCTCGGGCCTGACAAGCGCAAGAAGGAGAGCATCATGCATTTGTTCAAGCTGTCCGTCCTCGTGATTCTCGGCGCGGTCGTGCTCGGCGCGACGATGGCGGTGGTGATGCCGCAGGCGGCCCGTGACCGGGTGGCGCTCGCTTCCAGCGGCCCCGAGCCCGGAGACCCCGACGCGGGGCAGCCTTTCCAGGCCAACGTGACGCTGAGCATTCCCGGCCCCGAGACCCTCGGGTCCTTCGCGGTCCCCGTGAACCGGCGGCTGGTCATCGAGCAGATCGCCGTCCGGGCGGCCACCCCGGCCGGCGACATGACGGCCAAGTTCGAGGCCCTGGGCACGGCGGGCGGGACGGTCTTCGGCGGCTGGCTCGTGCTGACCCCGCAAGGGACGTTCATCAGCCACCGGAACTTCTACGGGCTACACCACGTGCGCATCTACGCGCGACCCGGCTCGCTGGTCCGCGTCCGCGCGTCGCGCAACAACCTGACCGGCAGTGGCTTCGCGAACTTCAGCTTCTCCGGCTACCTGCTGAGCCCGCCCGCATGACCCACCGCTGACCGCGGACGGAGCTGTCGACGTGATCGGGCGCACGACCCCGCTCGGCCTCGGATCCGGCGAGGTGAGCTTCGCGGGCGAGACCTAGGTCATTTCGGGGGGGCTCGGAAGACCCCCCCGATGCCCCCCGTCGTGGCGGCGGCGAAGCCGCCGCTCGGAGCGCTGCTCGACGCATGGGCCGCTCGGGGCGAGCTGCCTGGTTACTCCGACACTCCCGCTACGGCGTGGGCGGGCGGATCGCGTCGATCAGGCCGTAGGCGAGGGCCTCCCGGGCGTCGAGGTACCGTCCCCGCTGCATGTCCCGGGAGATCTCCTCGGGCGGCCGGCCCGTGGCCTGCGCGAGGCGAGCCTCGAACCTCCAGAGCCGGTCGAGGTGGTGCTGGCTCTGCGCGGCGAGCCGGTCGGCGGCGCCGGAGAGCTGTACCGTCGGCTGGGCGAGCCGGAAGCTCGCGTGGGGCGAGGCGGAGCGCTGGTCCGCGACGGCCACGACGCCGAGGGCGGGCCCCCCGGCCTGCCCCCGGCAGTGCGCGCGCACCGGCGCGCGGAGCAGGTCGAGGGTGTCGATGAGGACGAAAGCCGCCTCGAGCGTGCCGTCCGGGCTGTCCAGCGAGAGCTCGATGGGCCCGTCGCCGGTGGCGTCCAGCGTCATGAGCTCCGCCGCCGCCCGGGCCGCGACGGCGTCGTCGAGCCGGCCGGTGACGAAGACCATCCGGCGCTCGAACAGCCGCTCCTGCAACCAGGCCGGCGGGCCCCCGCGGCCGGGTGACTCCTCCGGGCGAGGCGCCGGCTCGCGCGTCACCTGTCTCCCCTCGCCCGGAGCTGCCAGTCGAGCCGCCGGCCCAGGGCCGCCGCGTATCGCTCCAGTGTCGTGAGCCGGACGTCGGCCGCCCCCGACTCCAACCGGGCCACCGCGGACTGTGACGTGCCCATGCGCGCCGCCACCTCGGTCTGAGACAGGCCAAGCGTGCGCCGGCGCGCCACCAGGCTCGCCACGAGCTGCCGCCGCCGCTCGGCCATCTCGCGGAATCCGGGGAACGCCGAGCCCTGGCCGCGGGTCATCTCGAATGAGGTATATCACATCCAGTATGGACCGGCAATCGATCGACCGGCGAAGGCGCGCCGGCACCTCGACCGCCGCCCGGACAGCGCGCACCGCACCAGCTCCTCCCCTCCCCACCGAGCGCGGCCAGCGCGGGCAGGCCGAGCGATAGATGATGCCTGTGAGTCAGCCGCAGTATAGACTCCGGGTTGGGGAGGTGCGAGTCTTCCATGACGTCACGGCGGAAGCCGTCGAGGTTCTCGCGATCGTCACGAAAGCCGAAGTGGCGCACGGGCTTGCCGAGCACGGGACGCCCGATGCGCCGGGTGGCGCTCGCTGATTGGTTCGATTATCGTCTGGAGCACCATCCCGACTTTTTGCGCCGGGTGGCCGAGGCGCGGGACGCGCTGAGGAGTGGGCGCGGTGTTCGACTGGAGGACCGGCCATCGTAATCGCCGGTTCTGGTGATGCCGCACTTACCGAAAGCCAGGTTCGCGACTCGTTGTGATCGTCGGTCGCCCGATCCTGCCCTGCCACAGACCGGGGCTGGCGCGGTACGCCCCGGCTGCTGAGCGCTGATGGGCGAACTCAGGTGATGTGGCGATTTCTTCCTCTCGCTGGCGCCGTGCTCTTCGTCGGAGTCGTATGCTGTTGGCGGCCGTGGCTGCAATTCCGTCGGCACGGCACCTGGGGCATCATCCTTTTCCGCTCGAGGAGCCGCGGCCAAAACCTGCGAGACAGCCTGGGTGTGGTGCTGTTCGTGTTCCTCGTCGGGCAAGCCATCATGGCGGCCGGATGGCCCGATTCGCTTTCGCCGCTGGGCGCGGACCGCCGCTCGAGCCCGGAACCCTGGCAAGTCATGGGCGCGGTGCTGTTGGGTGGAGGGGTCCTTCTCCTCGTGACGGCTCAGCTCCACCTCGGCGCTTCATGGCGGATCGGGATCGACGAAGGTGCGAGCCCCGGGCTGGTAACGAGCGGGCTCTACCGCTTTTGCCGAAACCCGATCTTCCTTGCCTTGCTCGTCACCCTGAGTGGTTACACACTGATGCTCCCGACGCGGCTTTCGCTCGGCCTGCTGCTGGGCGCATACATCGGTGTTCGGCAGCAGGTGGCCGCGGAAGAAGCGTACCTGCTGCGGACGTATGGGGAGAGCTATCGCGAATACGCGCGCCGGGTCGGACGGTTTTTGCCCGGACTAGGGAGGTTTCGGTGATTCCGGATCTGCGGGTGAACGCGTAGCCGGGATGGGTATGAGCCTGTTCTCGTCGAACCTTCTCGAGGCCGAGCTTCGGTCGGCACTGGCCCGCGAAGGGGTCTCCGGAGACGCCGCCCAAGACCTCGTGGCTGGCATCACCTGGGTTCATCCGAATCGACCGCTCACCCAGGAATTCGATCGGATCACGACACTGGGCTATCTCAAGGGCGCGGAACTGTGGCACCTTGCATGCGCGTTGTTGCTCGCCCCTGACGGCAGGGACCTCGCGTTCATGACGCTCGACCGGTCACAACAACGCGTGGCCGCGCGACTCGGCTTCTCGTCCGAGATCTGACGCATCCTGATGAGCCCGGGCGACTCGTCATCGGC
Above is a genomic segment from Candidatus Methylomirabilota bacterium containing:
- a CDS encoding alpha/beta hydrolase, whose translation is MRVLSKGDGPPLVFFHGPWGLQWDPFLDELAGSFTVHAPEHPGTSPGRPDDIYQLDGLWDLVLCYDELLEGLGLESAAFVGHSFGAMVACEVAAAYPGRARRLALIDPLGLWREDAPIVNWMLLNPRDLPGHIFRDPDGDAARRMFAPAQDPEAVAMARVRLVWAVGASGKFLWPLPDKGLKKRIHRVTAPTLLVWGKEDRLVPPIYGEEFARRLPGARVEIVDQAGHAPHLEHPEAVARLVRDFLGQ
- a CDS encoding ATP-dependent Clp protease proteolytic subunit, whose product is MTREPAPRPEESPGRGGPPAWLQERLFERRMVFVTGRLDDAVAARAAAELMTLDATGDGPIELSLDSPDGTLEAAFVLIDTLDLLRAPVRAHCRGQAGGPALGVVAVADQRSASPHASFRLAQPTVQLSGAADRLAAQSQHHLDRLWRFEARLAQATGRPPEEISRDMQRGRYLDAREALAYGLIDAIRPPTP
- a CDS encoding helix-turn-helix transcriptional regulator — translated: MTRGQGSAFPGFREMAERRRQLVASLVARRRTLGLSQTEVAARMGTSQSAVARLESGAADVRLTTLERYAAALGRRLDWQLRARGDR
- a CDS encoding isoprenylcysteine carboxylmethyltransferase family protein, which codes for MVLFVFLVGQAIMAAGWPDSLSPLGADRRSSPEPWQVMGAVLLGGGVLLLVTAQLHLGASWRIGIDEGASPGLVTSGLYRFCRNPIFLALLVTLSGYTLMLPTRLSLGLLLGAYIGVRQQVAAEEAYLLRTYGESYREYARRVGRFLPGLGRFR